AAGAACCGTGGTCGATGGACATGGACGACACGGCGATCCTGCTCTTCACGAGCGGGACGACCGGTGCCCCCAAGGCCGCGGTCCTTCGCCAGAAGCACCTCGTGTCCTACGTACTCGGCTCCGTCGAGTTCATGGGGGCGGACGAGAACGACGCGTCGCTCTCCTGCGTCCCTCCCTACCACGTCGCCGGCATGGCCGGGATCGTGAGCGCCGTCTACTCCGGCCGTCGGGTCGTCCAGATGCCGAGCTTCACCGCCGAGAGCTGGATCGCGACCGCGCGTCGGGAGAACGTGTCCCACGCGATGGTCGTGCCGACGATGCTCGCGCGGATCGTCGAATCCCTCGAAGGAGAGAAGGACGCGGGGATGCCCAACCTGCGGAACCTCGCCTACGGCGGTGGAAAGATGCCGCAGTCGGTGATCGAGAAGGCGATGGATCTCTTCCCCGGGACCAACTTCACGAACGCCTACGGCCTGACCGAGACGAGCTCGACGATCTCGCTGCTGGGTCCCGACGACCATCGCGACGCGATGTCGAGCGACGAGCCGGAGGTGCGGCGGCGCATCGTCTCCGTGGGTCAGCCACTGCCGACCATCGAGGTCAGCATCCGCGACGTCGACACCGAAGAGCCGCTGCCGGCGGGCGAGCGCGGCCTGATCTTCGTGCGCGGCGAGCAGGTCTCCGGCGAGTACCGCGGCAAGGGCAGCCTTCTCGACGAAGAGGGTTGGTTCAACACCCGCGACGGCGGTTACCTCGACGAGGGTGGTTACCTCTTCCTCGAAGGCCGGATGGACGACGTGATCGTGCGCGGCGGCGAGAACATGTCGCCGGGCGAGATCGAGGACGTGCTCCTGGCCCACGAGGCCGTGGCCGATGCCTGCGCGATCGGCGTCCCGGACGAGCAGTGGGGCGAAGCCGTCGCGGCGGCCATCGTGCTGAAGGCCGGCAAGGAAGCCTCGGTCGCCGAGCTCCAGCAGTGGGTCAAGGATCGACTGCGCTCGTCGCGAACGCCCGAACGCATCGATTTCTGGGACGAGCTCCCGTACAACGAGACGGGCAAGCTGCTCCGGCGCAAGGTCCGCGAGGCCTTCGCCCAGGAGACGGGCAGCGGCGACTAGCTCGCGACGCTGGCGGAGGCCGCAGATGGGTCACGCGGTCGCGCCGCCGTTCTTCTCGGCCGAGGGCCTCGGGGCCTTCCTCCTGGCTCCGGATGCCGGCGAGCGGCTCGCGCCCCTCGCCGGGGAAGACGGCGTCTCCGGGCCTGGCGCGCTGGTCCTGGATCTGCGCGCGACGAGCGAGGCGGAGGCGGAACGGGTGGGGGCGTCGCTGCGCGAGCGCCTGCCGATCCTGCCGGCGGTCACGATCGCGCTCTCGCCGACGGAGGACGCGCCGGTCCGGGACGGACTCGCGGCATGCTGCGACGTCGACCTCGCGTCGGAGGAGGCGGTCGTCGCCCTCTTCGAGGCCTTTCGACCGACGCCGGTCGCCGCGCTCGCCGATGCGCAGCTGCTGCGCGGCGCGCCGCGGCGAACGATCCACGAGGCGCTCGTCGCGGAGTCCTTCGTCTACTCCACCCTGCAATCGGGCAGCGAGTTCGAGCGCCAGCTCTCCGCCTGGCGCAAGCGCAAGGGCAAGCGCAGGAAGGCGTCGGATGCGGGGCCGGCCGTGCGCATGGATCGCGATCGCGATCGCCTCGAGATCCATTTCGTGCGCGCCGGAAAACACAACGCGTTCTCCCGCGCGATGCGCGACGGGCTCTGCGAGGCGCTTCAGCTCGCGCTCGCCGATCCCTCGATCGAAGAGGTCGTGCTCTCGGGGGAGGGACCGTCGTTCTGCAGCGGGGGCGACCTCGACGAGTTCGGCTCCTTTCCGGACCCGGCGGAGGCCCACGCGATTCGAACGACGCGGAGCCCGGCGCTCCTGCTCTCGCAGCTCGCCGATCGGGTGCGGGTCGAGGTGCACGGTGCGTGCATCGGCGCGGGCGCCGAGCTGCCCGCCTTTACCGGGCGGGTCGTCGCGGAGGAGGATGCGTACTTCCAGCTCCCCGAAGTCGGGCTCGGACTGGTGCCCGGCGCCGGCGGGACGGCCAGTCTGCCGCTTCGGATCGGCCGACAGCGCACGGCCTGGCTCGGCTTGTCCGGAGAACGGATCGACGCCCGGACGGCCCTCGATTGGGGGCTGGTCGACGAGGTGCGCCTCGGGCAGCATGTCGACCCCGCGTAGCGCGGGGGCGAAGAGATCGAAGCAGACGAAGACGCAAGGGCGTCGAGGAGAAGAGATGGGCGGACCGCTCGACGGGATCAAGGTCGTGGAGATGGGTGTCTGGGTCGCCGGGCCGGCGGCGGGGGGCATCCTCTCGGACTGGGGCGCGGACGTCGTGAAGATCGAGCCGCCGGGACTCGGGGATCCGGCACGGATGTTCCAGTACATGTTGGGCGGCGATCTCCCCTTCAATCCCGTCTTCGAGAACGACAACCGAAGCAAGCGCTCGATCGTCGCCGACCTGCGCAAGCCGGAAGGCCTCGAGATCGCCCTCGATCTGATTCGGGGCGCGGACGCGTTCGTGACGAACGTCCGGCCCGCCGGCCTCGCGCGGCTCGGTCTCTCCGCTGAAGAGCTCTGCGCACGCTTCCCGCGGCTGATCTACGGGCTGATCACCGGCTACGGCAC
The sequence above is drawn from the bacterium genome and encodes:
- a CDS encoding acyl--CoA ligase: MNLMMLLEMAAGAFGDRVAFQNGDDRLTYQQLFDAAGALAADLSDGRTKHLAMLDESSLALPVAVFGASWAGVPFAPLNYRLTDPELDSLVSQLQPGRLVTEPDRLARLGDKITGDGSDFVSVLTTGDLLRAARADGAAPREEPWSMDMDDTAILLFTSGTTGAPKAAVLRQKHLVSYVLGSVEFMGADENDASLSCVPPYHVAGMAGIVSAVYSGRRVVQMPSFTAESWIATARRENVSHAMVVPTMLARIVESLEGEKDAGMPNLRNLAYGGGKMPQSVIEKAMDLFPGTNFTNAYGLTETSSTISLLGPDDHRDAMSSDEPEVRRRIVSVGQPLPTIEVSIRDVDTEEPLPAGERGLIFVRGEQVSGEYRGKGSLLDEEGWFNTRDGGYLDEGGYLFLEGRMDDVIVRGGENMSPGEIEDVLLAHEAVADACAIGVPDEQWGEAVAAAIVLKAGKEASVAELQQWVKDRLRSSRTPERIDFWDELPYNETGKLLRRKVREAFAQETGSGD
- a CDS encoding enoyl-CoA hydratase/isomerase family protein, producing MGHAVAPPFFSAEGLGAFLLAPDAGERLAPLAGEDGVSGPGALVLDLRATSEAEAERVGASLRERLPILPAVTIALSPTEDAPVRDGLAACCDVDLASEEAVVALFEAFRPTPVAALADAQLLRGAPRRTIHEALVAESFVYSTLQSGSEFERQLSAWRKRKGKRRKASDAGPAVRMDRDRDRLEIHFVRAGKHNAFSRAMRDGLCEALQLALADPSIEEVVLSGEGPSFCSGGDLDEFGSFPDPAEAHAIRTTRSPALLLSQLADRVRVEVHGACIGAGAELPAFTGRVVAEEDAYFQLPEVGLGLVPGAGGTASLPLRIGRQRTAWLGLSGERIDARTALDWGLVDEVRLGQHVDPA